The Mustela lutreola isolate mMusLut2 chromosome 3, mMusLut2.pri, whole genome shotgun sequence genome includes a region encoding these proteins:
- the DBI gene encoding acyl-CoA-binding protein — MSQAEFDKAAEDVKHLKTKPTDDEMLFIYGHYKQVTVGDVNTERPGLLDLKGKAKWDAWNQLKGTSKEDAMKAYINKVEELKKKYGI; from the exons ATGTCTCAG GCTGAGTTTGACAAAGCTGCGGAGGACGTTAAGCACCTGAAGACCAAGCCAACAGATGATGAGATGTTGTTCATCTATGGCCACTACAAACAAGTAACTGTGGGTGACGTAAACACAg AACGGCCTGGGCTGTTGGATCTCAAAGGCAAGGCCAAGTGGGATGCCTGGAATCAGCTGAAAG GGACTTCCAAGGAAGACGCCATGAAAGCTTACATCAACAAAGTagaagaactaaagaaaaaatacGGAATATAA